The nucleotide sequence ATAACTGCTTGGATAGGAAGTTGTGGAAGCTTAGCTATTGTTGTTTCTATCATATTTACTACTCCATTGTGACTGCACCCGGTAAGTATTACAAGCTTTCCATTGTTATTAAAGGCTAAAATCAGCTCATGTTTAAAGTCATCCTCGCAAAGCTTGCCATCCTTTTTCATAAGCATCTTTTTATTAAACCTTACCCATGGCTCTTTTTTCATGATATCAGTAATTATAAATATGCCTTGAGATATTTCTGTGGTTTCATTTATGAGATTGATTCTGTTTCCACCCTTTTCAAATATAGCCTGTGGCATAGTAACTTCTATACTTTTAAAAAAGAGCTTAACAAAGTGTTTCTCACCTGCTCTGATGTGCATAAATATTCTGGCCTTTTTATTTCTCTCCAAAAATTTTAACAAGCCTCCGGCATGGTCCATATGGCCGTGAGAAATAACTACTGTATCAATATCCTCTATATTTATTCCAAGCTTATCTGCATTATTTATGAATTCACCGGTTGCACCGGTATCAAATAATATATTCTCTCCATTGTAGTTAATAAACATAGAAATCCCGTTTTCCTTTACTAGTTCCGGGCAAGTCTCTAATTTTTCATTTTCGATTAACATTCTTATTTTCATGCCTGTACCTCTCTATCTTTATCATTTATAAGCCCAAATGGCGTAACGAAACCGGCTTCTACCCCCAGACATTTATGCAGCATTTCCTCAGAAACAAATCTCAGTCCCTTTAATCGCAATGCTTTTGTAGTCATACCGTATCTCCTTATATGTGCTAATCATCAATCCTTTCATCCATCCAATTCAACATATCCTCGAACACCTTCAACTTCTCTATTTCATTAAAAATTTCATGTCTCATTCCCTCATATAGCCTTAAGGTTATATCCTTTATTCCCACATCAGTAAATACATTGCAGGTTTTTCTTACCATCTTTCCCCTACCGCCCACTTGATCATCTTTTCCGGATATAATAAGCACAGGTAAGTTCTTTCTCATTTTTGATATATTTTTGTGGTCCGTTATAAATAAAAGTCCTTTGAACATATCTTTAAATGCCGCTGCAGTGAAAACAAAACCGCACCGTTCATCAGCAAGAAATTTATCCACTTCTTTCTTATCGGTAGACAGCCAATCGCACTTTGTTCTAGCGGGCTTAAAGCCTTTATTAAAAGAATCGTAGGACATTTTATATATAAATTGGCTTCTAAACTTAGGACCTCTCCTTTTTATTTCAAGATTTGCTGCAAAAAGCCCCAGCCTTAGTAAAAGTCTTGGATTATGTGCAGTACCTGAAAGGATTAATGCATCAATTGTTGTACCATACAAAATGGCATAATGCCGGGCCAAAAACGATCCCATGCTGTGACCTAGCATTATTACTTGCTTACCGGGGTTTTCCTGATGTATCCTATCATTTACAAGCTTTAAATCTTCTATAAGCTTCTCCCAGCCCTTTTCTTCAGCAAAAAATCCCAAATCATCAATGTTGTCTTCAGTTTTTCCATGCCCTCTGTGGTCATGGGCATATACTATATAACCTCGGGAATTTAGAAACTCGCATATGTCCTCATATCTGCCGGCATGCTCACAGGATCCATGTACTAACTGCACTACTCCCTTGATATTATTGGCATTATCCCACTTATACATATGTAATCGCTTGCCATCTTGGGTATATATATCAAATTCTTTTTCCATGATTAGCTTTCTCCTTTAACACTTTTATGCTTACTATATCTACTTAATAATTTTGTCTCTCTCTGTAATCTGCCTAATAACCCTGCAAGGATTACCGGCAGCAACTACATTAGGAGGCACGTCCCTGGTTACTACACTTCCAGCTCCAATTACGCTATTTTCGCAGACGGTCACACCAGGTACTATAATAACACCGGCTCCAATCCAAACATTGTCTTTTCTGTGTCATATTGTTCTCTTCATTCTAATTGATATCCCCCCTGTTAGTCACTTTTTAGATAAAAATAATCTTAACCAAATTATAACATATAAAGTACCTTTTACAAATGAATGTAATTATACTTCATCAACAAAAAGAGCCTGAGACATTCATCTCAAGCTCTTTTGCATAACTTATATTAACCTTCCAATATCTTAGATCTTCTCTTCCACAGAGTAAGTACAATTCTCTTTAATCCCGGTACTGCATTAAATATAACCTCTGCCAAGTATAATCCTCCTATGATATCAATAACCACATGCTGCTTTATAAACTGGGTGGATAGGATTATCATGACGGAAGTAAATATAACAAAATATTGAACCTTCTTGCTTTTATTTTCAAGGGCATTTACTCCCATTACCATCAGATGACTCTCAAGTACGTGAAGGCTTGGGAAACAATTATAGGGCTGATCATTGCTGTAAATCAACCTAACAAGTACTGAAAAAATATCATCTCCTACTACCTCAGGTCTTGGAACATGAGTCTGGAATACATAGAATATTGCAAAGGATGAAATAAATCCAAGAATTATACTGGTCAAGGTTCGATAATAGACTTTCTTATCCTTTAGGCATAGATATACCATAGTCAATACAATAAAAGGATACCAGGCAATATAAGGTATTATAAATTCTTTAATAAAGGGAACCTTATAATCAATAGGTAAGAAAACCATCTGAGCACCATTCTTAGCATTGTTGAACAATGGATAAAAAGCTGATACCGCAGGTATAGCCAGCATAAACATAAGATGCTTCCAATTTTCTTTTATTTTACTCCACATTAAAAAATTCACTCCCAATCCATTGTTATAAATATATTATAAAGGACAACTCTTCATTATCCTATACGTAATTTCTTACATTTTTCTTAACAAATTATTATATGATAAAATCTCAAAACTGCTTCATATACATATATATTTTACAAAAAAAATCTCTAATGTGAATACTTTTTTATAAACTTTACATTATAAATTATGTAATTTTTGCATTAAAAAAAGACACTCCAACCGGAGTGCCTTCTAGCTAATTGTCAGATGATTATAGTCCTTTTTCGTAAGCTTCAACCATTTTCTTAACCATTGTTCCACCAACATAACCATTTTGTCTGGAAGTAAGATTGCCTTTATCAGTAGCTTCATAGTTAGCTAATCCTATTTCGCTAGCTACCTCAGCCTTAAATCTGTCTAATCCCTGTCTTGCTTGTGGAACTAATACTCTGTTGTTATTGTTTCTTGCCATCTGTGTTACCTCCTTTTATATTGTTTTGTAGTATAAGTTTGTGCAGTTTTACAGCTAATACACTATGAAAACAGAGGCAAGCTATCCATGTTTTTCTAACATTAAATTACTTGTAATTTTTTTGTATAGTTATTTAGTACTTCATGGCCATTTTCTGTAACAAGCACTAAGTCCTCAATTCTAACTCCAAACTTTCCTGGAAGATATATGCCCGGTTCTACTGAAAAAATCATTCCAGGCTCAGCTACCATTTTATTAACAGAACTTACATCCGGAAACTCATGAACCTCGACTCCAATATTATGACCAGTTCTATGTATAAAATATTCACCATAACCTGCTTTTTCAATTACATTTCTGGCAGCTTTGTCTATATCACAAAGTCTTACTCCCGGCTTTACCGCTTCAATTCCCTTTCTGTTAGCCTCTAACACCAAATTATATACCTTGGAAGCTTCCTCGGAAGCATTCTTATAAAATACAGTTCTTGTCATATCAGAGCAGTAATAGTTTGTTATGCCACCAATGTCTATAATAACACTGTCTCCCGCCTTAATCACCGTATTGTCAGAAGCATGATGAGGTTCTGCAGCATTTGCTCCATAGGCAATCAATGGATAAAAGGAAAAGCTATAGGTATTATGTTTTTCATATAAGTCTGCAAGCAGCTTACAGATCTTCTTTTCCTCATGGCCTTCCTTTATGAGCTCCATCACCTCAGCCATCACTTTATCGTTCACCTTGGAAGCTTCTCTCATCAGATGGATTTCTTCAGCATCCTTTATCATTCTTACCTCATCCAAAATAGGAGAACCGTTAACAAAAGTCAAACCACTTTTCTTTTCCATTAATCTTATTAAAAAATGTGATGGCCAAGTTTTATCAATACCAAGTTTCTTGTCTTCTATTATATCAGCCATCAGCTGAACAGCATCCTCTCTGTCGTTATAAACAAGCTTTTCCAGCCCTGCTTGCTGCTCTAGTGGGAACAGCTCGTTTATAATGAGCTTACATTGTCCATTAGTATTGATGTACAGTGCAAGCATTCTCTCCCCGGATTCTATCCATTTTCCTGTCAAATAAAATATTGATGCTGCAGATGAAACAATCATTTGATCCAGGTTGTGCTTCATCATATTCGCCATTACTCTATGCAATCTTCCATTATTCATATATATCGCTCCTCATATAATAAGTTTACTTTATATTTAGTATAGGGGATTGGAAAAGATTTTAAAAGCATCATTATTTATACCAAGCTTAACAAACTATTTATATACCAACTATCAGTATAATTATAAGTACAAGACACTAAAATCCCCTCAATTTATCTTGCTGTCTTCTTCAGTGTAAGATATCGAAATATATCCTAAATGCTGAATATTTTTAACGTAAATAATCCCGTGTTAACACTGATGGCTATACGATTTCCTGCATATACTTTAAACATAAAAAATTATTGAAAAGTTAATAAAATTTTATTGCAGTTACCAAATATATATGATATAAATAATTGATATTATAATTATACAGCGGTTGTGTAATTATAGTAGAAATTGGGAATAAACCTTTTCCTGGCACCTGCTGCCACGGAGGGGTTTTTGTACTTTATAAATAATTTAGCTGTATGTAAAAAGGAGTTGATACGGAGTGACACACTCAATGGTAAAGTTGGAGCACGTTGTAAAGGTTTTTGATGATGACGATCATGACAAATCACACGCTGCAGTTAATGACATTTCTCTGGATATAAGAGAAGGTGAATTTATTACCATTTTGGGTCCCAGCGGATGTGGTAAAACTACAACCCTGAGAATGATTGCCGGCTTTGAAAAATGTACAAGAGGCACTGTTTATATCGATAATGAGAATGTTTCTGAAAAGGCACCCTACGAAAGAAAAGTAAACACAGTTTTTCAGAGTTATGCCCTTTTTCCTCATATGAATGTTTTTGATAATATCGCCTTTGGTTTGACCTTAAAAAAGGTTTCCAAAAGTGAGATTAAAGAAAAAGTTAATGCTATGTTGAAAATTGTTCAGCTAGAGGGAATGGAGAACAGAATGCCAGACCAGCTCAGCGGTGGTCAAAGACAACGTGTAGCTATCGCCAGAGCTATTATAAATAATCCTAAGGTTTTACTTTTGGATGAACCCTTAGGAGCCCTTGACCAGAAACTTAGAAAGCAGATGCAGGTAGAGCTGAAGCATTTACAGCAGCAGCTTGGAATAACCTTCGTATTCGTTACTCATGATCAGGAAGAAGCCCTGACTATGTCAGATAGAATTTGTATAATGAATAACGGAAGGATAGAACAGCTTGGCACGCCAGATGAAATATATGAAAGACCCGCTACTAAATTTGTGGCCGATTTCATTGGTGAAACCAACTTATTTGATGCTAGAATAAGTGGTTCTTCAAATGGTAAGTTTAGTGTGACCTTAGAAGATGGACAAGAAGTCTTCTTAAAAGAAACCAATGGCAAGATTAATGATCCTATATGTTTTGCTATAAGACCGGAAAGATTGAAGCTAAAGGCAGCACCGGAAGTCAATGATTCCTATTTAAAGGCCAAGTATAAGGAAAGAATATATATCGGATCAGTTATAAGAACTATCGTTACCTTAAAAAATGGTAAGGATGTAATTGTAAGCGAACCAGCCGGAGACGTGTACAGTATAGCAAATAGTGAGAGCGACCTATTTGTTACTTGGAATCCGGAGAATGCGGTGGTGATCAGCGCATGAATACGGAATTAAAGAATTTAGAACCCCCTCCTGGGGCCGCCAGAAAACTTCGCTTACCCAAAAGATTTATAGGAATTCTTTCAACTTTAGGACCGGTTATGACTTGGATGCTGGCATTCTTCGTTGTGCCCATAATCCTTATAATTATCATGAGTTTTTGTAAAAGAACTGCCGTTGGAACTATAGATTACAGCTTTACCTTGGGAAACTTTAAAAAATCCATTGACTTGGGTTATTTAAAGATTCTGGGTAACTCCCTTTTTATATCATTGATGACTACAATTTTATGCCTGTTATTTGGATATCCCTTTGCATATTTTGTTGCAAGGTCTTCAAAGAAATACAGAAGTATACTGCTTATGCTTATAATACTACCCTTCTGGACGAACTCTCTCATAAGAACCTATGCATGGATTATCCTGCTTCGTACAGAAGGTATTATAAACACCTATTTAATGAACTTTGGCTTGATAAAAGAGCCGCTGAAGATGCTATATAATGAAGGGGCTGTTTTACTTGGAATGGTTTATACCATGTTCCCCTTTATGGTGCTGCCTCTTTATTCTACCATTGAAAAGCTGGACTTTTCACTGCTGGAGGCTGCTTCTGACCTTGGAGCAAATCCCAGAAAGACCTTCTTAAAGGTTACTTTACCGCTGACAAAGTCCGGTATATTGTCCGGCTGTCTGCTTGTTTTCGTTCCTACTTTGGGCTTATTCTTTATCCCGGACCTTATGGGCGGAAGCAAAATAACCTTGATAAGCAATTTGATAAAGAATCAATTCCTGCAATCCAGAAACTGGCCTTTTGGTTCTGCAGTTTCAATAATTATTATGCTGATAATGTTTGTCCTTCTTAAGCTCTTTACAAGGTTAGGCGGATCAAAGGATAAACTGGAGGTGATGTAGAAATGAAAAAGAACTCAAAATTACTTTCTTCTTACAGTATACTGATATATTTATTTCTATATATGCCTATTTTGATTTTGATTCTGTTTTCCTTTAATGAGTCCAAGCTTAACGCAGTGTGGACAGGATTCAGCCTGAAATGGTATAAAAATTTATTCACTAACTACACCATTTTGGAAGCTCTGAAGAATACCTTACTTATAGCAGTGACCAGTACTATTTTATCGGTTATGATAGGAACTATAACTGCCGTGGGAATGTACCGCTATAAGTTCAGGGGTAAGGGCATATTGGATGCGGTACTCTTCGTGCCCATAGTTATTCCTGAAATAGTTATGGGTATTGCCATGCTCTCTTTCTTCTCCATGCTTCAGAAGGTAATTGACTTCGAGATGGGCTTAATCACACTGATAATTGCCCATGTTACCTTCAGCGTTTCCTATGTAGTAGTGGTAGTAAAGTCAAGATTGCAAGGCTTTGACAAGCATCTTGAGGAAGCCGCAATGGACTTGGGTGCAACCCCCTTGCAGACCTTCTTTAAGGTTACTTTACCGGTTATAATGCCAGGTATAATATCCGGAGGTTTGCTGGCTTTTACTCTCTCATTGGATGATGTAATAATCAGCTTCTTCGTGGCAGGGCCCAAAAGTACGACCTTGCCGCTGAAAGTTTTATCCATGGTAAAGTTCGGTGTTACTCCGGAAATCAATGCGCTTTCTACTATTATGCTGCTGTTTACCGTGGTGATCGTTGTTTTAATGGAGCTCTTAAACAAAGCTTCAGCCCATAAGAAGAAAGTACTGCAGTTTGCCTCAGTATTCCTTGTGGCCATAATAGCCATGTCTTCCGGAGTATTTGCCTTGGCTCACAGAGGACAGAAGCCACAGGAAGAGCTGAATGTATTTAACTGGTCAGAATATCTTCCTCAGTCTGTTATAGATAAGTTTGAGGAAAAATATAATATAAAAGTTAATTATTCCACCTTCTCCTCCAACGAGGAAATGCTGGCAAAGCTTCAGGCCGGCGGTAATAATTATGACCTTGTGGTAGCCAGCGACTATATGGTGGAAGCACTGCTGAAACAAGACCTTTTACAGGAGTTAAACTTAGATAGCATACCGAATCTCAATTATATGGATTCCAAGTATCTCAATAATGACTTTGACCCCGGAAATAAATATAGTATACCTTATATGATGACCACTGCTGCCATTGGTGTTGATACTTCAAAAGTAGACTTTGAAGTAAAGGGCTATGCTGACTTGTGGGATCCAAGACTAAAGGGCTCCCTTGTTGTTTTGGATGACCAAAGAGCTATAATCGGTATGACCTTAAAGAAACTTGGCTACTCTTTAAATGAAACAGATCCACAGGCTCTTGCAGAAGCTGAAAAAGAGCTGAAGGCTCTTCAAGCAAATATCAAAGCCTATGACAGTGACAGTCCAAAGACCCTGCTTATAAACGGAGAAGCCTCTGTGGGCTTTGTATGGGGAGCAGAAATTTCCCTGGCCCAGAGAGAAAATCCTAATATAGTGTGTATAATTCCGGAGGAAGGTTTGTTTCTTCAGTTGGATAACTTCGTAATACCAAAGACTGCAGGCAATGTCAAAGCCGCAGAGCTGTTTATGGACTTTATAATGCAGCCGGAAATAAGCGTAGAAATATCAAAGGAATTCCCATATGCTAATCCAAACCGTGGTGCTTGGGAACTTATGGACAAAGCAATTCTGGAGGATATTGCAGTTTATCCGCCGGAGGAAGCCGTTAAGAAGGGTGAGCATCTGAAGGATATTGGTGAGGCTATTGAGGCCTTTGATAAGGTTTGGTCTAGTATAAAAGAATAATACAACATTTGAATTTTAAAAAAGATAGAGGTTCGATAACATCGATACCCCTATCTTTTTTTAGAAAATTATCAAGCCAAATAAGGAGAAAAAAATAATGCGCTATAGATTAGCTAATTAAGAGAATTGTTTAAAAAGATGTGACTTAGAATTAAAAAATTTTCATTATTTGGGTCAACTTTCTATACAACTGTATATTAAATAGCTAAGAAAATGAGTTAATGGTTTAAAGAGGAGGAAATAAACAATGGCAAATTTTAAGCAAATTGATATGAGGTTTTGGCAAAATGATTTTGTTCTGGGGCTTACACCGGAGGAGAGATATTTTTACATGTATCTTGTTACCAACACTATGACTACCAAATGCGGCATCTACAAGTTTAACCACAAGGTTGCTGAGCTTGAAACAGGCTATCCTGCTGAAGTGATAGAAAGGCTGCTGCAAGGCTTTGAAAGCTACGGCAAGATAGTAGTATCCAAGTCCACCAAGGAAATCATGATAGTAAACTGGTTTAAACATAACTTTAAGAACAGCAAGAGGGCGATTCAGGAAATCAAAAAGGAACTTAAGGATGTAAAAAATAAGGAGTTTATAAAGGTGCTCTATGATATCTGTTTGGAAAGAGACTATCCGGTTAAAGAGATATTTAGCGGCATTCTATTACCATGCGTTGAAAATACAGTTGATGATAAGATAGAAGTGGACAAGACTCAAACTGCTGAGAAGCAAGAAGTGGAAGTTATTGATAGGAAGACTGTAGATGCAGAAAATGTGCTTGCAGCAGAAGAAGATTTGGCAACGGAACTAACGGTGGTTGAAGAGGAAACATTGCTAGAAGAAGTTCAGCTGGCAGAGGAAGAAAGTGGGCCAGCGGAAGAAGCAAAAGAAATAGTCATAGATGCTCAGAGGGACAAGCCGTTCATGTTTTGGAGTTTAGACCAGCCAGATGAGGATCTAGAAGATGAGATAATTGAAGAAGTGGTAGCTGAAGACATAGTGTATGAAGAGGAGGAGGAAATTATTGAGGGGACAGTCATTGCGGAATGGAACTTTTTTGAGGAAAATGATGACAGTGAGAGTGGGACAGGCTAGAAGATGGCGAGAGCCCCACTCATCACAAGTAAGGATTATCTTCGAACTTCCCACTGGTCATTCCCTCTGTTAAAACTTTTCAGTCCATTATATATAATTCCTAATAAACTTATGTAGCTCAATGAAGGGAAGAACATTAAGAATAGTGGGATTAATACTCATATACGTCTTTATCTCTTCTATAGATAATCCTAGTTCTTTCAAAAAGTATGTCTACCCATATTAAACACTTCCATATGCTCAAGCTTCATCTCAGTTCGGAGCCTTGCAGTTACCTCCACTAAAGCCTTCATAGTATCCAGGGCTGTGATAACCTCAATGTTCCTTTCTATGGCGGTTCTTCTTATGATAAAACCATCTCTATGGGAGTCGTTTCCCTTGGTAGGAGTATTTATAACCAAGTCTACCTCTTTGTTCTTTATAGCTGTAAGTATATTTGGCTCTCCTTCTTTAAGCTTCTTAACCTCTTTTACTTTAAGTCCCGCCTCTCTTAACAGCTTTGCAGTACCGCTGGTGGATATGAAGCTGTAACCAAGTCTTTCGAGACCTTCTGCTATTTCTAAAAACTCTTCTTTATCATGATCATTTACCGTAGCAAGTACAACTCCCGTATTGTTCTCAAGCTGCATATCTGCTGCCAAGAAGCCTTTGTAAAGCGCTTCATAAACATTACGGCCTATTCCCAGTACTTCACCGGTGGATTTCATTTCCGGTCCTAAGGAAACTTCAACTCTCGGAAGCTTTTGTGTAGAGAATACCGGCACCTTTACTGCCACAATATCCGGTTCCTTGTAGATATCCACGCCGTAGCCTAGGTTCTTGAGATTTTCCCCAAGCATTACTCTGGTTGCAAGCTCTACAATTGGAACTCCGCTTACCTTACTGATGTATGGTACCGTTCTGCTGGCTCTTGGATTTACTTCTATAACATATAGTTCATTTTCGTACTCGATAAACTGTATGTTGATCATTCCTCTGATGCCTATGGCAACAGCCAGTTTCTTTGTGTACTCCAGTACCTTTTCCTTTATAGCAGCGGATACATTTTGCGTAGGATATATAGTAGTACTGTCCCCGGAATGCACCCCAGCCCTTTCAAGATGTTCCATTACTCCCGGTATCATGACATTTTCACCGTCACATATAGCATCTACCTCGATTTCTCTGCCCATAAGATACTTATCTATAAGCACCGGATTCTTCCTGTCCTTTTCAAAGGCATTTTCCAGATAGTATTTTAATTCCTTTTCTCCGTAGGTTATTTCCATTCCTTGACCGCCAAGTACATAGGATGGTCTTACAAGCACTGGATAGCCTAGAAGTTCCGCTTGCTGTAAGCCGCTTTCTACATTCCAGATTGCCTTTCCCTTTGGCCTTGCTATATTCAGCTTTTCCAAGAGGGCGTCAAACTTCTCCCTGTCCTCTGCGGCATCTATCTGCTCAGAACTCGTTCCAAGGATATAAATATCCTTTTCCTTTAAGAACTTAGCCAGCTTTATAGCGGTCTGCCCTCCAAACTGAAGTATTACCCCATAGGGCTTTTCCTTGTCTATGATACTAAGCACGTCCTCCTCTGTGAGAGGTTCAAAGTACAGCTTTTCGGATATATCGAAAT is from Clostridium thermarum and encodes:
- a CDS encoding ABC transporter ATP-binding protein, coding for MTHSMVKLEHVVKVFDDDDHDKSHAAVNDISLDIREGEFITILGPSGCGKTTTLRMIAGFEKCTRGTVYIDNENVSEKAPYERKVNTVFQSYALFPHMNVFDNIAFGLTLKKVSKSEIKEKVNAMLKIVQLEGMENRMPDQLSGGQRQRVAIARAIINNPKVLLLDEPLGALDQKLRKQMQVELKHLQQQLGITFVFVTHDQEEALTMSDRICIMNNGRIEQLGTPDEIYERPATKFVADFIGETNLFDARISGSSNGKFSVTLEDGQEVFLKETNGKINDPICFAIRPERLKLKAAPEVNDSYLKAKYKERIYIGSVIRTIVTLKNGKDVIVSEPAGDVYSIANSESDLFVTWNPENAVVISA
- a CDS encoding YbaK/EbsC family protein produces the protein MTTKALRLKGLRFVSEEMLHKCLGVEAGFVTPFGLINDKDREVQA
- a CDS encoding phosphatase PAP2 family protein is translated as MWSKIKENWKHLMFMLAIPAVSAFYPLFNNAKNGAQMVFLPIDYKVPFIKEFIIPYIAWYPFIVLTMVYLCLKDKKVYYRTLTSIILGFISSFAIFYVFQTHVPRPEVVGDDIFSVLVRLIYSNDQPYNCFPSLHVLESHLMVMGVNALENKSKKVQYFVIFTSVMIILSTQFIKQHVVIDIIGGLYLAEVIFNAVPGLKRIVLTLWKRRSKILEG
- a CDS encoding alpha/beta-type small acid-soluble spore protein yields the protein MARNNNNRVLVPQARQGLDRFKAEVASEIGLANYEATDKGNLTSRQNGYVGGTMVKKMVEAYEKGL
- a CDS encoding MBL fold metallo-hydrolase, whose protein sequence is MKIRMLIENEKLETCPELVKENGISMFINYNGENILFDTGATGEFINNADKLGINIEDIDTVVISHGHMDHAGGLLKFLERNKKARIFMHIRAGEKHFVKLFFKSIEVTMPQAIFEKGGNRINLINETTEISQGIFIITDIMKKEPWVRFNKKMLMKKDGKLCEDDFKHELILAFNNNGKLVILTGCSHNGVVNMIETTIAKLPQLPIQAVIGGFHLVGMPGLNLYAESEATIKALAKQLSSYNIEKIYTCHCTGKKPYKILKDELQDNIEYLCTGMEVEL
- a CDS encoding M24 family metallopeptidase: MNNGRLHRVMANMMKHNLDQMIVSSAASIFYLTGKWIESGERMLALYINTNGQCKLIINELFPLEQQAGLEKLVYNDREDAVQLMADIIEDKKLGIDKTWPSHFLIRLMEKKSGLTFVNGSPILDEVRMIKDAEEIHLMREASKVNDKVMAEVMELIKEGHEEKKICKLLADLYEKHNTYSFSFYPLIAYGANAAEPHHASDNTVIKAGDSVIIDIGGITNYYCSDMTRTVFYKNASEEASKVYNLVLEANRKGIEAVKPGVRLCDIDKAARNVIEKAGYGEYFIHRTGHNIGVEVHEFPDVSSVNKMVAEPGMIFSVEPGIYLPGKFGVRIEDLVLVTENGHEVLNNYTKKLQVI
- a CDS encoding ABC transporter permease, with the protein product MNTELKNLEPPPGAARKLRLPKRFIGILSTLGPVMTWMLAFFVVPIILIIIMSFCKRTAVGTIDYSFTLGNFKKSIDLGYLKILGNSLFISLMTTILCLLFGYPFAYFVARSSKKYRSILLMLIILPFWTNSLIRTYAWIILLRTEGIINTYLMNFGLIKEPLKMLYNEGAVLLGMVYTMFPFMVLPLYSTIEKLDFSLLEAASDLGANPRKTFLKVTLPLTKSGILSGCLLVFVPTLGLFFIPDLMGGSKITLISNLIKNQFLQSRNWPFGSAVSIIIMLIMFVLLKLFTRLGGSKDKLEVM
- a CDS encoding extracellular solute-binding protein; its protein translation is MKKNSKLLSSYSILIYLFLYMPILILILFSFNESKLNAVWTGFSLKWYKNLFTNYTILEALKNTLLIAVTSTILSVMIGTITAVGMYRYKFRGKGILDAVLFVPIVIPEIVMGIAMLSFFSMLQKVIDFEMGLITLIIAHVTFSVSYVVVVVKSRLQGFDKHLEEAAMDLGATPLQTFFKVTLPVIMPGIISGGLLAFTLSLDDVIISFFVAGPKSTTLPLKVLSMVKFGVTPEINALSTIMLLFTVVIVVLMELLNKASAHKKKVLQFASVFLVAIIAMSSGVFALAHRGQKPQEELNVFNWSEYLPQSVIDKFEEKYNIKVNYSTFSSNEEMLAKLQAGGNNYDLVVASDYMVEALLKQDLLQELNLDSIPNLNYMDSKYLNNDFDPGNKYSIPYMMTTAAIGVDTSKVDFEVKGYADLWDPRLKGSLVVLDDQRAIIGMTLKKLGYSLNETDPQALAEAEKELKALQANIKAYDSDSPKTLLINGEASVGFVWGAEISLAQRENPNIVCIIPEEGLFLQLDNFVIPKTAGNVKAAELFMDFIMQPEISVEISKEFPYANPNRGAWELMDKAILEDIAVYPPEEAVKKGEHLKDIGEAIEAFDKVWSSIKE
- a CDS encoding alpha/beta hydrolase; this encodes MEKEFDIYTQDGKRLHMYKWDNANNIKGVVQLVHGSCEHAGRYEDICEFLNSRGYIVYAHDHRGHGKTEDNIDDLGFFAEEKGWEKLIEDLKLVNDRIHQENPGKQVIMLGHSMGSFLARHYAILYGTTIDALILSGTAHNPRLLLRLGLFAANLEIKRRGPKFRSQFIYKMSYDSFNKGFKPARTKCDWLSTDKKEVDKFLADERCGFVFTAAAFKDMFKGLLFITDHKNISKMRKNLPVLIISGKDDQVGGRGKMVRKTCNVFTDVGIKDITLRLYEGMRHEIFNEIEKLKVFEDMLNWMDERIDD